A region from the Manihot esculenta cultivar AM560-2 chromosome 13, M.esculenta_v8, whole genome shotgun sequence genome encodes:
- the LOC110630456 gene encoding chaperone protein dnaJ 20, chloroplastic, which translates to MISGMISTGSHARFHTISKSKLSTQTSSHLSINTHFSKPSFSLRTRSKSIRTTMIKASATSTEAAVDNIYTSTQTFYDLLGISEGGTLSEIKKAYKQLARKYHPDVSPPGCTAEYTKRFIQVQEAYETLSDPKSKALYDRDIAGGLDLHMIFSSRKRSCSGEGLDEDTSEWKERWQSQLTELIRMSNYNDMQSISWGAKMRSQKICRN; encoded by the exons ATGATTAGTGGAATGATCTCTACTGGAAGCCATGCCAGGTTCCACACCATCTCCAAATCCAAACTCTCAACCCAAACATCTTCTCACCTTAGCATCAATACCCATTTCTCAAAACCAAGCTTTTCATTGAGAACTCGTTCCAAGTCAATCAGAACCACCATGATTAAGGCCTCTGCCACCTCTACAGAAGCCGCTGTTGATAACATTTATACCAGTACTCAGACTTTTTATGATCTGCTTGGCATCTCGGAGGGTGGAACGCTCTCAGAGATCAAGAAAGCTTATAAGCAACTTGCCAGGAAGTACCACCCTGATGTGTCACCGCCGGGATGCACAGCGGAGTACACTAAGAGATTTATTCAGGTGCAGGAGGCTTATGAGACCTTGTCTGACCCAAAAAGTAAAGCCTTGTATGACAGGGACATAGCTGGAGGCCTAGACTTGCACATGATTTTCTCCTCTAGAAAGCGATCCTGCTCTGGCGAG GGATTGGATGAAGATACAAGTGAGTGGAAAGAGAGGTGGCAATCTCAGCTTACAGAGCTAATCAGGATGAGTAATTACAATGATATGCAGAGCATCAGCTGGGGAGCTAAAATGCGAAGCCAAAAGATTTGCAGAAATTAG
- the LOC110630457 gene encoding chaperone protein dnaJ 20, chloroplastic — protein MTSTMISTGSCGSFHTISKPNLSTQKSFLELSSHFSFNTHFPKPSFPLRTRSKSIRNSPVKVAAVPGVYLNKQSFYDLLRIPKSGTLSEIKKAYKQLARKYHPDVSPPGRAEEYTKRFLQVQEAYETLSDPKSRALYDRDMAGGLDLHTMFSATKRSQEKKSTFPKFKWMTF, from the coding sequence ATGACCAGCACAATGATCTCTACTGGAAGCTGTGGTAGCTTCCACACCATCTCGAAACCCAATCTCTCAACTCAAAAATCGTTTCTTGAGCTATCGTCTCACTTTAGCTTCAATACCCATTTTCCAAAACCAAGTTTTCCCTTAAGAACTCGTTCCAAATCCATCAGAAACAGTCCTGTTAAAGTCGCAGCGGTTCCCGGCGTTTATCTCAACAAACAGAGTTTCTACGATTTGTTGCGCATCCCCAAGAGTGGAACTCTGTCGGAGATTAAGAAAGCTTATAAACAACTTGCTCGGAAGTACCATCCCGACGTTTCTCCCCCTGGCCGTGCAGAAGAGTACACGAAGAGGTTTCTTCAAGTTCAGGAAGCTTATGAGACTTTGTCTGATCCCAAAAGCAGAGCTTTGTATGACAGAGACATGGCAGGAGGTCTGGACTTGCATACGATGTTCTCTGCTACAAAACGATCCCAGGAAAAAAAAAGCACCTTCCCTAAATTTAAGTGGATGACATTTTAA
- the LOC110629780 gene encoding cyclin-C1-2, whose translation MAANFWTSSHYKQLLDPEEVDVVQPLDKDKGMTLEDFKLIKMNMANYIWKLAQNVKVRQRVVATAVTYMRRVYTRKSMSEYDPRLVAPTCLYLAAKAEESTVQARLLVFYIKKLYSDEKYRYEIKDILEMEMKILEALNYYLVVFHPYRSLSQLLQDAGINDTSMIQLSWGLVNDTYKMDLILIHPPHLIALACIYIASVYREKDITAWFEELRVDMNVVKNISMEILDFYESHRLITDERINIAFSKLALKP comes from the exons ATGGCAGCCAATTTCTGGACTTCTTCTCACTA CAAGCAGCTTTTGGACCCGGAAGAGGTAGATGTGGTGCAGCCACTGGACAAAGACAAGGGCATGACTCTTGAAGATTTCAAGCTTATTAAGATGAATATGGCCAATT acaTATGGAAATTGGCTCAAAATGTTAAAGTTAGGCAAAG GGTTGTGGCCACTGCAGTTACATACATGAGACGTGTATATACCAG AAAGAGTATGTCAGAATATGATCCACGACTAGTTGCTCCAACCTGCTTGTACTTGGCAGCAAAGGCTGAAGAAAGCACTGTGCAGGCTAGACTTCTtgttttttacataaaaaaattat ATTCTGATGAAAAGTACAGGTATGAAATCAAAGACATACTGGAGATGGAAATGAAGATTTTGGAAGCACTTAACTATTATCTGGTTGTGTTCCATCCTTATCGATCATTGTCACA GTTGTTGCAGGATGCTGGCATTAATGACACAAGTATGATTCAATTATCTTG GGGACTTGTCAATGACACCTACAAGATGGACCTAATACTTATTCACCCCCCACATCTAATTGCTTTAGCTTGCATATACATTGCTAGTGTATATAGAGAGAAAGATATAACAGCGTGGTTTGAGGAGCTTCGTGTTGATATGAATGTG GTGAAAAATATTTCAATGGAGATACTCGATTTCTATGAAAGCCACAGGCTTATCACGGATGAGAGAATTAACATTGCCTTCAGCAAACTAGCATTGAAGCCCTAA
- the LOC110629781 gene encoding SKI/DACH domain-containing protein 1, translating to MESSSRFIRPRPPSPHHHHHHHHFFCHRHRHRHRHYQQCHHYFCIPHKQHHHFCPLHNPYHHHHYDCHAVVRGPELIGSYPLQNDFNLLADVREETSASITQVLQEPGHNALEEEEEEEEEDPIFVLTDEWREFFAKSEAKRKLEKQQAKKKRQTLMGKAGHAQA from the exons ATGGAATCTTCGTCCAGGTTTATTAGGCCGAGGCCTCCATCCccacaccaccaccaccaccaccaccacttcTTCTGTCACCGCCACCGCCACCGCCACCGCCACTACCAGCAGTGCCACCACTATTTCTGCATTCCACACAAACAACACCATCACTTCTGCCCTCTACACAACCCCTACCATCACCATCACTATGATTGCCATGCCGTTGTAAGAGGCCCAGAACTTATCGGTTCGTATCCATTGCAAAACGACTTCAACTTGCTGGCTGATGTGCGCGAAGAAACTTCTGCCTCCATCACCCA GGTGTTGCAAGAGCCAGGGCATAATGCAttagaagaggaagaggaagaggaagaggaggatCCAATTTTTGTTCTAACAGATGAATGGAGGGAGTTCTTTGCCAAATCTGAAGCTAAGAGAAAATTAG AGAAACAGCAGGCAAAGAAAAAAAGACAAACACTAATGGGAAAAGCTGGGCATGCTCAAGCATGA
- the LOC122721585 gene encoding cell surface glycoprotein 1-like: MWKKLGLPRPPSPSDSDDEAWDTLPTTTTNTETPPATSTETGRTDSPAVQIYRRQTKRQRTPPSTIAPTADPEGKKLPEATTPTGHSQKRPRTQSPPRSEPELEPTIAKETDAPTDLPCDVPTDSTTDVPMDTTTDAPSNVQSTMPSSMPSADMPTDMTKDLPSAAPSNVPHAVPNDVPTDFTSAVPSDTPTDLPATH; the protein is encoded by the coding sequence atgtggaagaaaTTAGGGTTACCCAGACCACCCAGCCCCTCTGACAGTGACGATGAAGCGTGGGACACACTACCAACAACCACCACCAACACCGAGACACCACCGGCCACAAGTACAGAAACAGGACGCACCGACTCACCGGCCGTCCAGATATATCGCCGGCAAACGAAACGGCAAAGAACGCCGCCATCCACAATAGCCCCGACGGCAGACCCTGAGGGCAAAAAGTTACCCGAAGCCACCACTCCCACCGGCCACAgccagaaacggccaagaactcAGTCGCCACCGAGGTCAGAGCCAGAGTTGGAACCTACCATCGCCAAAGAAACTGATGCACCCACGGATCTGCCATGTGATGTGCCCACCGATTCCACCACTGATGTGCCCATGGACACGACTACTGATGCGCCCAGCAATGTGCAAAGCACTATGCCAAGCTCTATGCCAAGCGCTGATATGCCCACTGATATGACCAAGGATCTGCCAAGTGCTGCGCCCAGCAATGTGCCACACGCTGTGCCCAACGACGTGCCTACTGATTTCACCAGCGCTGTGCCCAGTGATACGCCCACGGACTTACCAGCGACGCACTAA